One region of Triticum aestivum cultivar Chinese Spring chromosome 6B, IWGSC CS RefSeq v2.1, whole genome shotgun sequence genomic DNA includes:
- the LOC123135770 gene encoding histone H4: protein MSGRGKGGKGLGKGGAKRHRKVLRDNIQGITKPAIRRLARRGGVKRISGLIYEETRGVLKIFLENVIRDAVTYTEHARRKTVTAMDVVYALKRQGRTLYGFGG from the coding sequence ATGTCGGGCCGCGGCAAGGGAGGGAAGGGGCTGGGCAAGGGAGGCGCCAAGCGCCACCGGAAGGTGCTGCGCGACAACATCCAGGGCATCACCAAGCCGGCCATCCGCCGTCTGGCTCGCCGGGGCGGCGTGAAGCGCATCTCGgggctcatctacgaggagacccgcggcgtgctcaagatcttcctcgagaacgTCATCCGCGACGCCGTCACCTACACCGAGCACGCCCGCCGCAAGACCGTCACCGCCATGGACGTCGTCTACGCCCTCAAGCGCCAGGGCCGCACCCTCTACGGATTCGGCGGCTAG